The stretch of DNA GCCACCTTCGTTCAAGTCCCACAGAGAACCAACGCTCATGTGCTTGTTTGCACCCACGGCTAACTCTACTCTAGGGTCCGCAACAGATAGCTTCCTGCTCAATTCCACATCTATGCTGACACCCCAAAGCTGTTGAGCCGACAGTGTCTTGCCGAAACCCCACTCGCCGGTGCTTGTATCTACCTGTGACGCGACTCCGTATGGCCAGATGGATACGCTGGCTCCCAGCTTCAACGACCATTTAGGAAACACCCTCGCTCGTTCTTCAGGATGTTCCTGCAACCAAGCGAAGAACTGAGTGTGAAAAGGAGCTTGATTGCGGGAGCCCCAGATGAACCCTGGATAGTCCTCCTGCGTTTCTACGATGAGCAGCTCTGCTTCGGACTGTATGACCCCTGAGCCTGTTCCAGGCTCTTCCCGTAATCCGTTAGGGTCATAGTACGCGAGAGGGCTAGAGCTACAATATGAGTACCAGTTTGACCCATAGTATATTGGGTCCCTGGATAGGAATCTTCCGACGCCGGAGTCGTAGTGCCTCGCCCCGAAGTAGTAGAGTCCCGTAGCGCCGTCCTCGGGCTTGCCGGTGAACCCGGGCGCCCCTGCGGCCATAGGGCCGGTGGACATGGTAAGCAAGCCGAATGGTTCGTAGCCGAACCTTGCGACTACCTCGCCCGCGGAGTCCGTGATCGCTCTGATCGAGCCGACCATGTCGGCATGCAGGAAATACGTCTGGGACGGATTCGAGTCCTCCCGTACTATCTTGGCCAGGTATTTTCCGTTCAGTGCGAGATAGCATGGGCCGTACCATGTTCCGGTATAGGCCGCATCTCGCACACTATGTCATCTCTGGAGCGCAGGGTTATCGCGCCAGCGCCGCTTTCGATCACCCTAACCCTTCGGTAGAAAATGCCAACAAGGCATCGCCTTTTGGATCTCCCGGTCTGAAGCGGCAGCGTGGCCTAGTCTCGGTGTATCTCCTGGATTGCTTCCTGTGCGAGCCGCTTGTTGCGAGGGGCTTCGTGCGTCAGTTCAAGAACCTGCTCTAGCAGCGGTATAGCAGATTCAGCCCCCATTTCCCCAAGCGCCACTATGGCCTCCTGCCTGACGTCAATGTCGCGGTCGAACACATATCCACATGCGAACGGCACGTCTTCGGTTGAGCCGATCATGCCAAGAGCCCTGATGCTAGCCGTCTGAACAAACCGGTCTGGGAACCGCTCCGCGATGCGCCTAAGCACTTCTCGGCTACGTTCTATCTTCATTGACCCCAGGCTGCGAATCACCGCGTGGAAGTGCATCTCCTCAAGAGGCCCCATTCCCGTTTCAGCCGCCGCCGCGAGTTTGGCCAGCTCTTCGTCGACTTCTTCAGGTTGCAGGGTGTGCTTCTGCATGGGCGATTGGGGTTGGCTCCAGAGCCTCAGCGCCTCCCTTATGGCCTCGCCTTTGGGCTTCCAGTACGGATCTTGAGACATCTCCTCCAGAACCCGGCGCGCCGGTTCGGTCTCAAGCAGCCCAATTGCCCATATCGCAAGATCCGACACTCGATGCCCCTTGGCTTCAACTTCCTGCACAAGAACGGGCAGCGCGTCATCTCCGTACAAGCGCATGCTGTACATGACATTCTGCCTGAACGCCTGATAGTACTCCGACCCATCCCAGAATTGCCGCCACCAATGGCCGTAGTAAAGCTGATCGACCATGTACCGCAGGCTCGACGGATCCAGTATCTTCTCTATGGCGTAAAGGGCGCGTTCCTTCGCGCTCCACTCCAAGTCGGACACGAGAACCAGGTGAATCCAGCCCAGGCATTCGATGCCCCTGTTCTCCCAATCTTCGATCCTTTTCTCCGCGGCAATCGATAGTACGTACCACGCAGGCAGTGATACACATGCCACAAGAAGCATCGCCAAGAGCGCCATGATTATGTGGGCAAATGAGATTCTCATGGGTTTCTACTCCGCCTCAAACCCGTAACGGCGCGCGACCTTCCTGTACTGCTCGCCGTATGCTGTCGGGTCTGTGTATTCTGACAGCCCCCGATTGTAATCGGAAAGCCACAACTCTGGGGATTCGTACTCCTTAGCTTCGGCGAGAAACGCCAGGTGTCTGGCAGCGTAATCCATGCAAGTCACAGGATCCTCTGCAAATCTCTTCGGAGGGTATCCGAAGTCAAGCATCAAAGCCGTAGAGAACTTAACCTGACATATCCCAATCGACGCATCGTGGCCTTCCATAATGAGGCCAAAAATGGCTGCCTCGCCCTTGAGCTCGGATAAGTATGAGCGCCGAACGTTCTCAGCGTACACAACGCCTAGTCAAGTGGCTTATGCACCTTTCGGCCGCGGATCGCTGAGCGTAGAATTCCTTGAACTCCGTAGTAGCCTGCTTCTTCCGCTCCGCCGCTATCTCTGGTTCATAAGGGTGAATCGATATTGTG from Clostridia bacterium encodes:
- a CDS encoding RHS repeat-associated core domain-containing protein, translating into MRDAAYTGTWYGPCYLALNGKYLAKIVREDSNPSQTYFLHADMVGSIRAITDSAGEVVARFGYEPFGLLTMSTGPMAAGAPGFTGKPEDGATGLYYFGARHYDSGVGRFLSRDPIYYGSNWYSYCSSSPLAYYDPNGLREEPGTGSGVIQSEAELLIVETQEDYPGFIWGSRNQAPFHTQFFAWLQEHPEERARVFPKWSLKLGASVSIWPYGVASQVDTSTGEWGFGKTLSAQQLWGVSIDVELSRKLSVADPRVELAVGANKHMSVGSLWDLNEGGGTSWAGLALHGGLGYGLPINLTIPIPKHAPPFAGSL
- a CDS encoding HEAT repeat domain-containing protein — protein: MRISFAHIIMALLAMLLVACVSLPAWYVLSIAAEKRIEDWENRGIECLGWIHLVLVSDLEWSAKERALYAIEKILDPSSLRYMVDQLYYGHWWRQFWDGSEYYQAFRQNVMYSMRLYGDDALPVLVQEVEAKGHRVSDLAIWAIGLLETEPARRVLEEMSQDPYWKPKGEAIREALRLWSQPQSPMQKHTLQPEEVDEELAKLAAAAETGMGPLEEMHFHAVIRSLGSMKIERSREVLRRIAERFPDRFVQTASIRALGMIGSTEDVPFACGYVFDRDIDVRQEAIVALGEMGAESAIPLLEQVLELTHEAPRNKRLAQEAIQEIHRD